In bacterium, the DNA window ATCCTGGTCCCGTGGCCCGCGTCCGAAAACATCTTGAACGCGGCGTCGGCGGCGATCTCGTGGAGCTTCCCCACGGAGTCCGCCGCGTATTTGTCCTCGTCGCTGGCGACGAGGTACGCCGACCGGCCGCGGTATTTCGCCATCGCCGCGGTCGTCTCCAAGCCGTGGTAGTTGAGCCCCGGCGAGAGCAGGACCACCGCGCGCACGTCCGCGTCGTCCGCGCCGTAGTTCAGGGCGAAGTTGGCGCCGATGGAGGCGCCCACGATTACGAGTTTCGACGTATCGGCGCCCTTCCCGGCCAGGAAGTCTTTGGCCGCGGCCACGTCGAGCAGCGACGACTTGTGCGCTTCGTCGTCGAATTCGGCGTAGCGCCTGGTCTCGCCGTCTTGCTTCGTGCTGTCGCCGTGGCCTCGCGAGTCGAGCGCCAGGACGTTGAAGCCGGCGGCCGCCAGCTTGGCGCCGAAGCCGTCGTACGAGTGGCGGTCGGCTGTCAACATGTGCAGCAATATGGCCGCGGGTTTCCCCGCGCCCGCGTCCCGGTACGAAGCGTATATCTTCCAGCCGTCGGAAGTGGCGAACGATACCGTCGTCGGCGCGGCGGCGTTTTCCGTAACGGCCACGGGCTCGGCCGTGGGCGCCCGCTCCTTGGCCTGGCACGCGGCGAGGAACGCCGCGCTGGATAATATTACGGCGAACGTCGTAATAGTCCTCATTTCACTCCTCCTGCGTTTTGGCCTCCGTACCGGCCCCCGCCTTAACGATTTGTTGTCGAATTCTACCCGCGTGTGTTATTATATTTTAAATAAGGCGAAGGCGCAAGGGGAGCGACTATTATGAAGAGAACGGCGCTTATTCTGACGGCGGCGCTCGTCGTAGTAGCGGGCGCCGGGGCGGCCGACTTCTCGGCCGATACCGTTAAGTCCGGCAACTACGTTCACGTCCCGGCGGGCGAGGTCCTAAAGGGCGGGACGGTCTTGGCGGGTTCCGTCGTCGTGGTGGACGGCGACGTCGACGGCGACTTGCTGGCGTTCGCGGCGTACGTGGAGGTGAACGGCAACGTCAACGGCGACCTCCTCGCGGCGGCGGCGACGATTATCGTCAACGGCCGGGTCGCCGGTTCGGCGCAGTACTACGGCGCCGCGGTAACCGACGCCGGTTCGACCGCGGGTTCCCTCGACGCGTCGGGCGCGGCGTTGTTCCTGCGGGGGAGCGTCGGCGGCGACGTGACGAGTTCCGGCGCGGCTACCTGGCTGGGGGGCGCTTTCGG includes these proteins:
- a CDS encoding alpha/beta fold hydrolase; amino-acid sequence: MRTITTFAVILSSAAFLAACQAKERAPTAEPVAVTENAAAPTTVSFATSDGWKIYASYRDAGAGKPAAILLHMLTADRHSYDGFGAKLAAAGFNVLALDSRGHGDSTKQDGETRRYAEFDDEAHKSSLLDVAAAKDFLAGKGADTSKLVIVGASIGANFALNYGADDADVRAVVLLSPGLNYHGLETTAAMAKYRGRSAYLVASDEDKYAADSVGKLHEIAADAAFKMFSDAGHGTRIFAAEPSFEDALVDWLAAQVK